From Nitrospiraceae bacterium, a single genomic window includes:
- a CDS encoding DsbA family protein, with amino-acid sequence MNRRIQEIEKPENRPGGNCRLLSGLIGLLVCVGVLLINPGSGRAVVEEDVRALREDMEQVKKDLAEIKSILQSATKRQRPEKSTGTVGVTGGAVLGEVDAPVTIVEFSDYQCPFCRRYSLTVFPVLKREYIDTGKVRYVFRDFPLTSIHQQAEKAHESAHCAGESNKYWEMHDMLFEKQDDLMVSSLKHYAQELGLNSATFEECLDSGKYQVAIQRDIDEGGAAGIRGTPSFFVGKSGSGDSITGTIIRGAQPLVKFQTIIDQLLNDHASDAGPPSVSSEGSPAFVP; translated from the coding sequence ATGAATCGACGAATTCAGGAAATTGAAAAACCGGAGAACAGACCAGGAGGAAATTGCCGACTCCTCTCAGGACTGATCGGCCTGCTGGTGTGTGTAGGTGTGCTCTTGATCAACCCTGGATCGGGCCGGGCCGTTGTTGAAGAAGATGTCCGGGCCCTTCGCGAGGATATGGAGCAGGTGAAGAAAGATCTTGCTGAAATCAAGAGTATCCTTCAGAGTGCGACAAAACGGCAAAGACCGGAGAAAAGTACAGGCACGGTGGGTGTGACCGGGGGTGCGGTTCTGGGGGAAGTCGATGCGCCGGTCACGATCGTGGAATTCTCAGACTATCAATGCCCTTTTTGTCGACGGTATTCGTTAACGGTATTTCCTGTACTTAAACGTGAGTATATCGATACAGGAAAAGTTCGGTATGTATTCAGAGATTTTCCTTTGACCAGTATTCATCAACAGGCAGAAAAGGCTCATGAAAGCGCCCACTGCGCAGGGGAATCCAATAAGTACTGGGAGATGCATGATATGTTGTTTGAAAAGCAGGATGATCTCATGGTTTCCTCGTTGAAACACTATGCGCAGGAACTCGGACTGAATTCCGCGACGTTCGAGGAATGCTTAGATAGCGGGAAATACCAAGTGGCTATTCAGAGGGACATTGATGAGGGCGGCGCTGCCGGGATTAGAGGAACCCCATCCTTCTTTGTCGGAAAAAGTGGTTCTGGAGATTCTATAACCGGTACGATCATCCGTGGTGCCCAACCGCTGGTGAAATTTCAAACCATCATCGATCAGCTCCTGAATGATCATGCGTCGGACGCTGGCCCCCCCTCTGTATCCAGTGAAGGTTCCCCTGCTTTTGTTCCTTGA
- a CDS encoding EAL domain-containing protein, translating into MSTISTHTVRSSIFAKYQPIIDLTTNRIVGCEALARWRADNGPEISIEPVIDEFESQEDLALELTTCMFACLKADLGTLLLEHPTFSVSVNLPPIVMGKNKILPVLEKLGLIPHLPQLTGEITERQALNEKGRDAIRLARQLGARVAIDDFGTGHSGLQQLIDLEVDILKIDQSFIQQLGNNVAAERLVRGIAALATVLKVDIVAEGIETPEQAEFLRAIGIEKGQGWLWAKALDANELYEWLD; encoded by the coding sequence ATGTCTACTATTTCTACTCATACCGTTCGGTCTTCCATTTTCGCTAAGTATCAACCGATCATCGATCTCACCACCAATCGTATCGTTGGCTGTGAAGCCCTTGCCCGGTGGCGAGCGGATAATGGACCTGAGATCAGTATAGAACCCGTCATTGACGAATTCGAATCGCAGGAAGACTTAGCCTTAGAGTTAACCACCTGTATGTTTGCCTGTCTTAAAGCGGATTTAGGCACTCTGCTGCTCGAGCATCCCACGTTTTCAGTGAGCGTGAATCTGCCCCCTATTGTGATGGGAAAAAACAAGATCTTGCCGGTGCTGGAAAAATTAGGGTTGATACCCCATCTCCCACAGCTCACCGGGGAAATCACTGAACGGCAAGCACTCAATGAGAAAGGCCGGGATGCCATCCGCCTGGCTCGGCAATTGGGTGCCAGAGTGGCTATTGATGACTTCGGCACCGGGCATTCAGGGCTGCAACAACTCATTGACCTGGAAGTGGATATCCTTAAAATTGATCAATCCTTTATTCAGCAGTTGGGAAACAATGTCGCGGCAGAACGCCTGGTGCGTGGGATTGCAGCCTTGGCCACTGTTCTCAAGGTGGATATTGTTGCCGAGGGCATTGAGACCCCGGAACAAGCGGAATTTCTTCGGGCTATTGGGATCGAAAAAGGACAAGGATGGTTGTGGGCGAAAGCCCTTGACGCCAATGAATTGTACGAGTGGCTGGACTAG